One Methanocaldococcus infernus ME DNA segment encodes these proteins:
- a CDS encoding methanogenesis marker 14 protein, with amino-acid sequence MGFLDSILNIFKKKRNIAYAKSQSVDLIELKKNPYYIVASVELGNTTTKSIVTATNMDTGKTYIISKAVRMTREVRKPKKGEKVFGKTLWGVELSREAVAEMVRDVLLESLKKANLTIDDLHFVVRSTGVTAGFASPEEVSEVIIALAQGCMLAGVPPAKMTPAMSKEQLPKPFDKYSFLDKIIFDGAVTGVLPPTGKEVVANEMEGELVTAGIKVGSKWTHVDFRNPCMSIDFGTTLAGRITDEKLPYSNVIGNLCGLAGAIADSIVRGSGKVDPKTGAVLDIKEDGKVNEEKAKEYSEEIHKYIIIKEVPKNVNRFGTVPVDPKSAEKAGTTLLGCDVGENGSDLEKLKEIGKEIYENYGMGTLLRTLDYTMAKVVKRLVELAHNKNLIDEKTAIGVTGRAGITGKKPEIILEYLDELKIWDKVEDNVVFVEDGLALGASVMARCMNCLGTPKVPIGGVRGGPCILGLRMKWQRERGMIR; translated from the coding sequence ATGGGATTCTTAGATAGCATATTAAATATTTTCAAAAAGAAGAGAAATATAGCCTATGCAAAAAGTCAGAGTGTTGATCTGATAGAGTTAAAGAAAAACCCTTACTATATTGTTGCTTCAGTAGAACTTGGGAATACAACAACAAAGTCTATAGTAACAGCTACCAACATGGATACTGGGAAAACCTATATAATAAGTAAAGCTGTCAGGATGACAAGAGAGGTTAGGAAGCCTAAGAAGGGGGAAAAGGTTTTTGGTAAAACACTCTGGGGGGTTGAGCTTTCAAGGGAAGCTGTGGCTGAGATGGTTAGAGATGTTTTATTGGAAAGTTTGAAGAAGGCTAACTTAACAATTGATGACTTACACTTTGTTGTTAGAAGTACAGGGGTTACAGCTGGTTTTGCCTCTCCAGAGGAGGTTTCTGAAGTAATCATAGCCTTAGCCCAGGGCTGTATGTTGGCTGGTGTTCCTCCTGCAAAGATGACTCCAGCTATGAGTAAGGAACAGTTGCCAAAGCCTTTTGATAAATACTCATTCTTGGACAAGATTATCTTTGATGGAGCTGTTACTGGAGTGCTACCACCTACAGGGAAGGAAGTAGTGGCTAATGAGATGGAAGGGGAATTAGTTACAGCTGGAATTAAAGTAGGAAGTAAATGGACACATGTTGATTTTAGAAACCCATGTATGAGTATAGACTTTGGGACAACATTAGCAGGAAGGATAACTGATGAAAAACTTCCATATTCTAATGTTATAGGTAACCTCTGTGGCTTAGCTGGAGCTATAGCTGATTCCATTGTCAGAGGTTCAGGAAAGGTTGACCCAAAAACTGGAGCTGTGTTAGATATTAAAGAGGATGGTAAGGTTAATGAAGAGAAGGCTAAGGAGTATAGTGAGGAGATTCATAAGTATATCATTATAAAGGAAGTTCCAAAGAATGTTAATAGATTTGGAACTGTCCCAGTTGATCCAAAATCTGCTGAGAAGGCTGGAACCACTCTTTTAGGCTGTGATGTTGGAGAAAATGGTTCAGATTTAGAGAAGCTTAAGGAGATTGGAAAGGAGATTTATGAGAATTATGGAATGGGAACACTTTTAAGAACCTTAGATTATACTATGGCAAAGGTTGTTAAAAGATTGGTTGAGTTAGCCCATAACAAAAACTTAATTGATGAGAAAACAGCCATAGGAGTTACAGGAAGAGCTGGAATTACTGGAAAGAAGCCAGAGATAATTTTAGAGTACTTAGATGAGCTAAAAATTTGGGATAAAGTTGAGGATAATGTTGTTTTTGTTGAGGATGGCTTAGCCTTAGGAGCCAGTGTCATGGCGAGATGTATGAACTGCTTAGGAACTCCTAAGGTTCCTATTGGAGGAGTTAGAGGAGGCCCATGTATCTTAGGGTTGAGAATGAAGTGGCAAAGAGAGAGAGGAATGATAAGATGA
- a CDS encoding AMP phosphorylase: protein MLFLKVRLLDIDLLDLVLINPEDIKASQYFPGDRVVLIYKNKEEIGTIYSSTLVNRGEIGITKELAKSLKVKEGELITIKHADKPRSLAYIKKKMDKNKLSKEEIFLIVDEMVNNKLTNIEISAFVTSLYINGMDMDEIEALTIRMAETGEMVEWESLVFDVHSIGGVPGNKYALLTVPIVASAGLKIPKTSSRAITSAAGTADVMEVLTRVDLSIEEIKNVVKETNGCLVWGGALNLAPADDITINVERPLGIDPKPLLLSSVMAKKLAMGVSKLLIDIPIGREVKVKDEKEGNKLAREFIELGERLNITTECALTYGNQPIGRAIGPALEAKEALETLEDPYKGANSLVDKATHLAGILLEMGGIAPAGEGKEVAEELLFRKAHDKFMDIIVAQGGKEVRSEEIEVGKYFIDIVSPKDGYVIELSNNKITKIAKEAGAPNDKKAGVYLNVKVGDKVEKGDLLFTIYSSSEDRLKNAIKLARTLYPIKVEGILIKRIVRF, encoded by the coding sequence TTGTTATTCCTAAAGGTTAGGTTATTAGATATAGATTTATTAGACTTAGTATTAATAAATCCTGAGGATATTAAAGCTTCTCAATATTTTCCAGGAGATAGGGTTGTCTTAATATACAAAAATAAGGAAGAGATAGGAACTATTTATTCCTCTACATTAGTTAATAGGGGAGAGATAGGGATAACTAAAGAGTTGGCTAAGAGTTTAAAGGTTAAGGAAGGGGAGTTAATAACTATAAAACATGCTGACAAGCCAAGAAGCTTAGCCTACATAAAGAAAAAGATGGATAAGAATAAGTTAAGTAAGGAAGAGATATTCTTAATTGTTGATGAAATGGTTAATAATAAGCTAACAAATATTGAGATCTCTGCCTTTGTCACCTCTCTCTACATAAATGGCATGGATATGGATGAGATTGAAGCTTTAACCATAAGGATGGCTGAGACTGGAGAGATGGTTGAATGGGAAAGCTTGGTTTTTGATGTCCACTCCATAGGAGGAGTTCCTGGGAATAAGTATGCTCTTCTAACAGTCCCTATTGTAGCTTCAGCTGGGCTGAAGATTCCTAAAACTTCTTCAAGAGCTATTACTTCAGCAGCAGGAACAGCTGATGTTATGGAAGTTCTAACAAGGGTTGATTTAAGTATAGAAGAAATTAAAAATGTTGTGAAAGAAACTAATGGATGTTTAGTTTGGGGTGGAGCTTTAAACTTGGCTCCAGCTGATGACATAACCATAAATGTTGAAAGACCTCTTGGGATAGACCCTAAGCCTCTATTATTATCAAGTGTCATGGCTAAAAAATTGGCTATGGGAGTTAGTAAATTATTGATAGACATCCCTATTGGAAGAGAGGTTAAGGTTAAGGATGAGAAAGAGGGGAACAAGTTAGCAAGAGAGTTTATAGAGCTTGGGGAGAGGTTAAATATTACTACTGAATGTGCCTTAACCTATGGAAACCAACCAATTGGCAGAGCCATAGGGCCAGCTTTAGAGGCAAAAGAGGCTTTAGAAACCTTAGAAGATCCTTATAAAGGTGCAAATAGCTTAGTTGATAAAGCTACCCACTTAGCTGGCATCCTATTAGAGATGGGAGGGATAGCTCCAGCTGGAGAAGGGAAAGAAGTGGCTGAAGAGCTATTATTTAGAAAGGCTCATGACAAGTTTATGGACATAATAGTGGCTCAGGGTGGAAAGGAGGTAAGAAGTGAAGAGATTGAAGTAGGGAAGTATTTTATAGATATTGTCTCTCCAAAGGATGGTTATGTAATTGAATTATCAAATAATAAGATAACAAAGATAGCTAAAGAGGCTGGAGCTCCAAATGATAAAAAGGCTGGTGTTTATTTAAATGTGAAGGTTGGAGATAAAGTAGAGAAAGGAGACCTTTTATTTACCATTTACTCAAGCTCCGAAGATAGGTTAAAGAATGCTATAAAGCTGGCAAGAACTTTATATCCTATAAAGGTTGAAGGTATCTTAATAAAAAGAATTGTAAGATTTTAA
- a CDS encoding radical SAM protein, producing MDVKKIEEYINKNFDKLPEGCKQCVRGEKLVLFITGTCKNNCYYCPLSEKRKDKDVIYANERLISSVEEAIEEAKLCSSRGVGITGGNPLLRVDRTKKYLEALKKEFKDFHAHLYTTPETITTENLEKIKELDELRIHPTKIFNIGYKEEFVDELIKKIRLAKKYIPKVGVEIPSIPGMDEEILNLAYEIDGVADFLNINELEFSDENYENLEKRGFYPKDDVSNAIAGSEETALNVIKNFKGSLFIHYCPSILKDAIQMKNRLIRRAKNIAKPYEVVTDEGLLLRGIMIFDREEDLNEIVEILEDNEVEFEIDGNKIYLNPFILEDLLDLMKRERFPIKFSAYISEYYPTVDKLEVERIPLHIKKRKLRFK from the coding sequence ATGGATGTGAAAAAAATAGAGGAGTACATAAATAAAAATTTTGATAAATTACCTGAAGGTTGTAAGCAGTGTGTTAGAGGAGAGAAGTTAGTTCTCTTCATCACAGGGACCTGTAAAAATAATTGTTATTATTGTCCTCTCTCAGAGAAGAGGAAGGATAAAGATGTCATTTATGCAAATGAGAGACTTATTAGTAGTGTAGAAGAAGCTATAGAGGAGGCTAAGCTCTGTAGTAGCAGAGGAGTTGGAATTACTGGGGGTAACCCTTTATTAAGAGTGGATAGAACAAAAAAGTATTTAGAGGCTTTAAAGAAAGAGTTTAAAGACTTTCATGCTCACCTCTATACAACTCCTGAAACCATAACCACTGAAAATTTGGAGAAGATAAAGGAGTTGGATGAGCTAAGGATCCATCCAACAAAGATTTTTAATATTGGTTATAAGGAAGAGTTTGTTGATGAGCTAATTAAAAAGATTAGGTTAGCTAAGAAATATATTCCAAAGGTTGGGGTGGAAATTCCTTCAATTCCTGGGATGGATGAAGAAATTTTAAACTTAGCCTATGAAATAGATGGAGTAGCAGACTTTTTAAATATAAATGAGCTTGAGTTTTCTGATGAGAACTATGAAAACTTGGAGAAGAGAGGATTCTATCCTAAGGATGATGTTAGCAATGCTATAGCTGGAAGTGAAGAGACTGCTTTAAATGTGATAAAGAACTTTAAAGGCTCTCTCTTTATTCACTATTGCCCTTCCATATTAAAAGATGCCATACAGATGAAAAATAGGTTAATAAGAAGAGCTAAGAATATAGCTAAGCCTTATGAAGTGGTTACTGATGAAGGCCTCTTATTGAGAGGGATAATGATCTTTGATAGAGAGGAAGACTTAAATGAAATAGTTGAAATCTTGGAAGATAATGAGGTTGAATTTGAGATAGATGGAAATAAGATTTACTTAAATCCCTTTATCTTAGAAGACCTCTTAGACCTAATGAAGAGGGAGAGGTTTCCTATAAAGTTCTCTGCTTACATCTCTGAGTATTATCCAACAGTTGATAAGTTAGAGGTTGAGAGAATTCCACTTCATATTAAAAAGAGAAAACTTAGATTTAAGTGA
- a CDS encoding archaeosine biosynthesis radical SAM protein RaSEA, which yields MIWIEDEITNNLERVKALTIILKTKGCSYRECVMCSYYLDSHKEVKDKEIIEQFEYAINKFKDFDMVKIFTSGSFLDDKEISKDVRDYILKRLSELNLKEIHIESRVEFITEDRLEELKDYNVVIGLGIESFNERVREVLNKGVSNEEIVRAISLIKKYKLTPKAYLLIKPPFLTESDAIKDAIYSGNKALELGCIVSFCPLTVHKDTLVEYFYKKGEYSPPFLWTVLEVLKNVRDGLVRCDTSGFGSLRGASNRCKCDREIIEKIKKFNLTQNREVLEHSCECKKLWEVFLETEKRNIVPLNRELTLTYQ from the coding sequence ATGATCTGGATAGAAGATGAGATAACCAACAACTTGGAGAGAGTTAAGGCACTAACCATAATTCTAAAAACTAAGGGTTGTAGTTATAGAGAGTGTGTTATGTGCTCTTACTACTTAGACTCTCATAAAGAAGTGAAAGATAAAGAAATTATAGAGCAGTTTGAATATGCTATAAATAAATTTAAAGATTTTGATATGGTTAAAATTTTCACCTCAGGAAGCTTCTTAGATGATAAAGAGATTTCTAAGGATGTTAGAGACTATATATTAAAAAGATTGTCTGAGCTAAACTTAAAGGAGATTCATATAGAGTCAAGGGTAGAGTTTATAACTGAAGATAGGTTAGAGGAGCTTAAGGATTATAATGTGGTGATTGGCTTAGGAATAGAGAGCTTTAATGAAAGAGTTAGAGAAGTCTTAAATAAAGGAGTTAGTAATGAGGAAATTGTAAGAGCTATAAGCTTAATAAAAAAATATAAGTTAACTCCTAAGGCTTACCTCTTAATAAAGCCTCCATTTCTAACTGAGAGTGATGCTATAAAAGATGCCATTTACTCAGGAAACAAAGCTTTAGAGTTAGGCTGTATAGTTTCCTTTTGTCCTTTAACAGTTCATAAAGATACTTTGGTAGAATACTTTTATAAAAAAGGAGAGTACTCTCCACCATTTTTATGGACTGTCTTAGAGGTTTTAAAAAATGTTAGAGATGGCTTAGTTAGATGTGACACCTCAGGCTTTGGCTCCCTGAGAGGAGCAAGTAATAGGTGTAAATGTGATAGAGAGATCATTGAAAAAATTAAAAAATTTAACTTAACACAGAATAGAGAAGTGTTAGAGCATAGCTGTGAGTGTAAAAAACTCTGGGAAGTATTCTTAGAAACTGAAAAAAGAAATATTGTTCCTCTAAATAGGGAGCTTACTCTAACTTACCAATAA
- the larC gene encoding nickel pincer cofactor biosynthesis protein LarC — protein sequence MFVIDPFSGVSGDMFISAFLDFVDKDELIETVKKVIDVDIEIKKVNKKGILANKIDISLRKNFSLSTYQEFKELIKNSNLNNKIKEDSLKILHLLAEAEAKVHGVEIEKVHFHEIADYDTIVDVVGASYIINKLNLKNNCFYRPINVGGGFVKTSHGLYPIPAPATAELLKGFRIFYSNYGELTTPTGGAILKYINPRLIESFEYSSISYGAGEKELEIPNVLRVFKLLNEEENIYIVETNVDDISPEVLGYLHEVLREKVRDLHFIPIYMKKNRPAYLIRAIVKDNPKEVTKIIMRETGTLGVRILKYKRVVAEREVKRVKVYGEEVRVKIGKIDNEVIMKKPEYEDLKRLALKLKKPLKDLYLEVIGKLE from the coding sequence ATGTTTGTTATAGATCCCTTCTCCGGAGTTAGTGGAGACATGTTTATCTCAGCATTCTTAGACTTTGTTGATAAAGATGAGCTAATAGAAACTGTAAAAAAAGTTATTGATGTTGATATTGAAATAAAAAAAGTAAATAAAAAAGGAATCTTAGCTAACAAAATTGATATCAGCTTAAGGAAAAATTTTTCTCTCTCAACATATCAAGAGTTTAAAGAGCTCATTAAAAACTCTAACCTTAATAATAAAATTAAAGAAGATAGTTTAAAAATCCTTCACCTACTTGCTGAGGCTGAAGCTAAGGTTCATGGAGTTGAGATAGAGAAGGTTCATTTCCATGAGATAGCTGATTATGACACTATAGTAGATGTTGTTGGAGCCTCTTACATAATAAATAAGCTAAATTTAAAAAACAACTGTTTCTACAGGCCTATAAATGTTGGTGGAGGTTTTGTTAAAACTTCTCATGGCCTCTACCCTATCCCAGCTCCAGCAACTGCTGAACTTTTAAAAGGCTTTAGAATCTTTTACTCAAACTATGGAGAGCTAACAACTCCAACAGGTGGAGCTATTTTAAAGTACATTAATCCAAGGCTTATAGAAAGTTTTGAATACTCTTCCATCTCCTATGGAGCTGGAGAGAAAGAGTTGGAAATCCCAAATGTTTTAAGGGTTTTTAAACTGTTGAATGAGGAGGAAAATATTTACATAGTTGAGACTAATGTTGATGACATCTCTCCAGAGGTTTTAGGTTACTTACATGAAGTTTTAAGAGAGAAGGTTAGAGATCTTCACTTCATTCCAATTTACATGAAGAAGAATAGGCCAGCTTATTTAATAAGGGCTATAGTTAAAGATAACCCTAAGGAAGTGACTAAAATAATTATGAGAGAGACTGGAACCTTAGGGGTGAGGATTTTAAAATATAAGAGGGTTGTTGCTGAGAGGGAAGTGAAGAGAGTTAAAGTTTATGGAGAAGAGGTTAGGGTGAAGATAGGGAAGATAGATAATGAAGTTATTATGAAAAAGCCTGAATATGAAGATTTAAAAAGACTGGCTTTAAAATTAAAAAAGCCCTTGAAAGACCTTTACTTAGAGGTTATTGGTAAGTTAGAGTAA
- a CDS encoding L-threonylcarbamoyladenylate synthase — protein sequence MILKATEENIKKAAEVIRKGGLVAFPTETVYGLGADALNKEAVAKIFEVKQRPLIDPVIVHISKFEDLEKLAYPTELAYKLAKAFWPGPLTMVLPKKEVVPSIVTAGLDFVAIRMPAHPVALKLIEESKTFIAAPSANLFSKLSPTRAEHVYEQLGDKVDIILDGGKCDVGVESTIIDLTTEPPTILRLGGLDVEAIEKVIGEVKITKENKKIKAPGMLKKHYSPTTPLKIMKEPKPIPNLRCGLLAFKEPREGFEVVEILSRKGDLREAAANLYDSLHRLDKQNLDIIIAEAVPEVGLGRAIMDRLRKAQGL from the coding sequence ATGATTCTAAAGGCAACTGAAGAAAATATAAAAAAGGCTGCTGAAGTGATTAGAAAAGGTGGCTTAGTAGCTTTTCCTACAGAAACAGTTTATGGCTTAGGGGCTGATGCTTTAAATAAAGAGGCTGTAGCTAAGATCTTTGAGGTTAAGCAGAGGCCTTTAATTGATCCTGTCATAGTTCATATCTCAAAATTTGAGGATTTGGAGAAATTGGCTTATCCAACAGAGTTAGCTTATAAGTTAGCTAAAGCCTTCTGGCCAGGGCCATTAACTATGGTTCTACCTAAAAAGGAGGTTGTGCCAAGTATTGTTACAGCTGGCTTAGACTTTGTAGCCATAAGAATGCCAGCCCATCCAGTGGCTTTAAAATTAATTGAAGAATCTAAAACTTTTATAGCTGCTCCAAGTGCAAACTTATTTAGCAAGCTCTCACCAACAAGGGCTGAGCATGTCTATGAGCAGCTTGGAGATAAGGTAGATATTATTTTAGATGGTGGTAAGTGTGATGTTGGAGTTGAATCAACTATTATTGATCTTACTACAGAACCCCCAACCATCTTAAGGCTTGGAGGCTTAGATGTTGAAGCCATTGAAAAAGTTATAGGAGAGGTTAAGATAACCAAGGAGAATAAGAAGATAAAGGCTCCTGGGATGTTGAAAAAACACTACTCTCCAACAACTCCACTGAAAATTATGAAAGAACCTAAGCCTATCCCTAACTTAAGGTGTGGCTTATTAGCATTTAAAGAGCCAAGAGAGGGTTTTGAAGTTGTTGAAATACTTTCAAGGAAAGGAGACTTAAGAGAGGCTGCAGCAAATTTATATGATTCCTTACATAGGTTAGATAAGCAAAATTTAGATATTATTATAGCTGAAGCTGTGCCAGAGGTTGGCTTGGGAAGGGCCATTATGGACAGATTAAGAAAGGCTCAAGGTTTGTGA
- a CDS encoding DUF5518 domain-containing protein, whose amino-acid sequence MNINKDKIITPVLIGGVVGGILGVFCCLMYIVAGALATYLYSKEEFIELESSAVVGAIAGVIAGVIEFIINFILNMVFLIHMSNTPPMFSGFYSIALAIGFIFSIIFGAILGAIGGVLYHYIANR is encoded by the coding sequence ATGAACATAAACAAAGATAAAATTATAACTCCTGTTCTCATTGGTGGAGTTGTTGGAGGGATTTTAGGAGTTTTTTGCTGTTTAATGTATATTGTTGCTGGAGCCTTGGCAACATATTTATATAGTAAAGAGGAGTTTATAGAGTTGGAAAGTTCAGCTGTGGTTGGAGCCATTGCTGGTGTAATAGCTGGTGTTATTGAATTTATAATAAACTTCATCTTAAATATGGTTTTTCTAATTCATATGTCTAACACTCCTCCAATGTTCTCAGGATTTTATAGTATTGCTTTAGCCATTGGGTTCATCTTTTCCATTATCTTTGGAGCCATCTTAGGGGCTATAGGAGGAGTTTTATATCACTACATAGCTAATAGATAA
- a CDS encoding XTP/dITP diphosphatase: MEIYFITGNINKVREAETILKDIKIKNIKIEYPELQGTLEEVAEFGAKYCYERLKKPLIVEDSGFFVEALKGFPGTYSRFVYETIGNEGILKLLKGVSDRRAYFKSVIGYCDENGVQLFSGVVKGYVSSEIRGDKGFGYDPIFIPEGYDKTFGELGIEEKSKVSHRRKAFEKLREFLLKKI, translated from the coding sequence TTGGAGATCTATTTTATTACAGGGAACATAAATAAGGTTAGGGAAGCTGAAACTATTTTAAAAGATATTAAGATTAAGAATATAAAAATAGAGTATCCTGAACTTCAGGGAACCCTTGAAGAAGTTGCTGAGTTTGGAGCTAAGTACTGTTATGAAAGATTAAAAAAGCCTTTAATAGTTGAAGATAGCGGCTTTTTTGTTGAAGCCTTAAAAGGATTTCCTGGGACATACTCAAGGTTTGTTTATGAAACTATAGGAAATGAAGGGATATTAAAATTACTAAAAGGAGTAAGTGATAGGAGAGCTTACTTTAAATCTGTTATTGGCTACTGTGATGAAAATGGAGTTCAACTATTTTCAGGAGTAGTTAAAGGTTATGTATCCAGTGAAATAAGGGGAGATAAAGGATTTGGCTATGATCCTATCTTTATTCCAGAGGGTTATGATAAAACATTTGGAGAGCTTGGGATTGAGGAGAAGAGTAAAGTGTCCCACAGAAGGAAGGCTTTTGAGAAGTTAAGAGAGTTCTTACTAAAGAAAATTTAA
- a CDS encoding DUF128 domain-containing protein produces the protein MDLDRKLIEILDILSKYNEPVGAKIIAKELSKRGYKIGERAVRYHLKLLDSMGLTKKVGYLGRIITEKGLEELEKANISYRLGNIYSNILEKVILSDYQAGLVVVNRSIVYTDYEKALSLIKKVYENGLAIGDRVGIVDREKYIELYTLCSLNLDGLLVKNGIPVYHICGGIVKYENYEPVEFKEIIKYKATSIDPLLAFIERKKTDVLGIIENGEGYLPANFRVIGANYRERFERIIKKLDGIISYGSENVLGLDVGEEHIGIVMIGGLSPIAPFVEKDIPTEIIPMSSIVRLSSLHKLEKKSLKISTKKANVRIKTALSKMINLMAHVNYDIYEKDGDVIVNIGYIDKKYLDEALDILKEAYSKGLGISDRFGYEVLKDKVKIKTICAVTLDGIINNLGVPIIPKYGGILEVKEEEMRFIDIIKYSGTSLDPHEIFFNKVDCETTFLAGFREIHRICREELERIIELLEWNGIKCIGEPNNELAGVKVNKDMCGVITIGGANPLSFLNENEISVEIKAMHEITKFSELISYKDI, from the coding sequence ATGGATTTAGATAGGAAGTTAATTGAAATCTTGGATATATTGTCTAAGTATAATGAACCAGTGGGAGCAAAGATAATAGCTAAAGAGCTTAGCAAGAGAGGATATAAGATAGGAGAGAGGGCTGTAAGATATCATTTAAAGCTCTTAGACAGCATGGGCTTAACTAAAAAAGTAGGCTATTTAGGAAGAATTATAACTGAAAAAGGGTTAGAGGAGTTAGAGAAGGCTAATATCTCATATAGATTAGGAAATATTTACTCAAATATCTTAGAGAAGGTTATCCTCTCAGACTATCAAGCTGGTTTAGTGGTTGTGAATAGATCAATAGTTTATACAGATTATGAAAAGGCTCTTTCCTTAATAAAGAAGGTTTATGAAAATGGGTTAGCTATTGGAGATAGAGTTGGGATAGTAGATAGGGAGAAGTATATAGAGCTCTATACTTTATGCTCACTAAACCTTGATGGTCTCTTAGTTAAAAATGGAATTCCAGTTTATCACATCTGTGGAGGAATTGTTAAATATGAAAACTATGAGCCAGTTGAGTTTAAAGAGATCATAAAGTATAAGGCTACCTCAATTGATCCTCTACTGGCATTTATAGAAAGGAAAAAAACTGATGTCTTAGGGATTATTGAGAATGGTGAAGGCTACCTACCAGCAAACTTTAGGGTTATTGGAGCCAACTATAGGGAGAGGTTTGAGAGAATCATTAAAAAGTTGGATGGAATTATTTCTTATGGCTCTGAGAATGTCTTAGGCTTGGATGTTGGTGAAGAGCATATAGGAATAGTTATGATTGGTGGCCTATCTCCAATAGCTCCATTTGTTGAGAAAGATATTCCAACTGAAATTATCCCTATGTCATCAATTGTTAGGTTAAGCTCTCTCCATAAGTTGGAAAAAAAGAGCTTAAAAATTTCTACTAAAAAGGCAAATGTAAGGATAAAAACAGCTCTATCTAAGATGATCAACCTAATGGCTCATGTAAATTATGATATCTATGAGAAGGATGGAGATGTTATAGTTAACATTGGTTATATAGATAAGAAATATTTAGATGAAGCCCTTGACATCTTAAAAGAGGCTTACAGTAAGGGCTTAGGAATCTCAGATAGGTTTGGTTATGAGGTTTTAAAGGATAAGGTTAAGATAAAAACAATCTGTGCAGTAACTTTAGATGGGATAATAAATAACTTAGGAGTTCCAATTATTCCTAAGTATGGAGGAATCTTAGAAGTTAAAGAAGAGGAGATGAGATTTATAGACATCATTAAGTATAGTGGAACCTCTTTAGACCCTCATGAGATCTTCTTTAATAAGGTTGATTGTGAAACTACATTCTTAGCAGGCTTTAGAGAGATACATAGAATTTGTAGAGAGGAGTTAGAGAGAATTATTGAATTATTAGAGTGGAATGGAATTAAATGCATAGGAGAGCCAAATAATGAGCTTGCTGGAGTTAAGGTTAATAAAGATATGTGTGGAGTTATAACCATTGGTGGAGCTAACCCTCTATCCTTCTTAAATGAAAATGAGATCTCTGTTGAAATTAAGGCTATGCATGAAATTACCAAATTTTCAGAGCTTATTAGTTATAAAGATATTTAA